A stretch of the Alnus glutinosa chromosome 6, dhAlnGlut1.1, whole genome shotgun sequence genome encodes the following:
- the LOC133870582 gene encoding uncharacterized protein LOC133870582, translating into MGSFLREMLIIERFLSWKYYGDADVYARWVSENEKVVCTTCLKPISGAAFKYMGRELFFHISCLNAPAKDKALMLHFNPRGHDGMMFTEEVKNEGKEDVVCLGCEKPVFGPGYKCSTSSQCNLAIHQSCVELPPQIQQHPFHPNHTLVLAEKPQKKYCNACGKNCDAYPFYYCNECNFNLDFVCTTRPRIINIDDCQHALNSFYNHIQFTCQACGEEGKGLSSRCSICQLLIHGECARFPRTIWITSHNHSLSLTYSLRQVKEHNNIYCKLCYEKVKTEFAAYYCQDCGYMAHLACAFECAHLVRLSEKSIDLATNATEEVEGAEKIRHFSHQHDLILCNEGFMEDMLCDGCVELISAPFYSCIQCNFFLHNRCAQLPRKKGLFFFHEHELTLVCNDNRLFYCDACARLSNGFGYICDTCYLTFDLQCCSHSQILKHKGHQHSLFLAINSNRRCHVCNYDSGGKPSIFVCINCDFALGLECATLPLVARHKYDDHLLELTCSVEAHSEEYYCLICEKERDPKCWFYYCTECDFSAHPKCVFGKYSYFKFGKYAITFKDDHQHPLTFVPKTESSPPCDACGETFNGMALECSQCKFNVHHDYSCVGTITKKVTSK; encoded by the coding sequence ATACATGGGTAGAGAGCTGTTCTTTCACATATCATGCCTCAATGCACCCGCCAAAGACAAAGCCCTTATGTTACACTTCAACCCCCGGGGGCATGATGGCATGATGTTCACAGAAGAAGTGAAAAATGAAGGCAAGGAGGACGTTGTTTGCTTGGGGTGCGAGAAGCCAGTATTTGGTCCCGGATACAAATGCTCCACTTCCTCCCAATGCAATTTGGCCATTCATCAATCATGCGTGGAGCTGCCTCCCCAGATACAACAACACCCCTTCCACCCAAACCACACTCTTGTACTTGCTGAGAAGCCACAGAAAAAATATTGTAATGCTTGCGGTAAAAACTGCGATGCATACCCCTTCTACTATTGCAATGAGTGCAATTTCAATCTTGATTTTGTATGTACTACCCGCCCGCGAATTATTAATATTGACGATTGCCAGCATGCATTGAACTCCTTCTATAATCACATCCAATTCACTTGTCAAGCTTGTGGTGAGGAAGGCAAGGGGTTAAGCTCACGATGTAGCATCTGTCAACTCTTGATTCATGGTGAATGTGCTCGATTTCCACGCACTATCTGGATTACAAGTCATaatcactcactctctctcacctACTCTCTTCGTCAAGTCAAAGAGCACAACAATATATATTGTAAGCTCTGCTATGAAAAGGTGAAGACAGAGTTTGCAGCCTATTATTGTCAAGATTGCGGTTACATGGCCCACTTGGCCTGTGCATTTGAATGTGCACATCTCGTGAGGTTGTCTGAGAAATCCATTGATTTAGCAACTAATGCTACAGAGGAGGTTGAAGGGGCTGAGAAGATACGGCATTTTAGCCATCAACATGATTTAATTCTTTGCAATGAGGGGTTCATGGAAGATATGCTTTGTGATGGTTGTGTGGAATTAATCTCCGCCCCATTCTACAGTTGTATTCAATGCAATTTCTTTCTCCACAATAGATGTGCTCAACTACCAAGAAAGAAGGGATTGTTCTTCTTTCACGAACACGAGCTCACTCTCGTCTGCAATGATAATAGATTGTTCTATTGTGATGCTTGTGCACGTCTCAGCAATGGTTTTGGCTATATATGTGACACGTGTTATTTGACGTTTGACCTTCAATGTTGTTCACATTCGCAAATCCTAAAACATAAAGGTCATCAACACTCCCTCTTTCTTGCTATTAATTCTAATAGAAGATGCCATGTTTGTAATTACGATTCTGGCGGGAAACCTAGCATATTCGTATGCATTAATTGCGATTTCGCCTTGGGTCTCGAATGTGCAACTCTTCCGCTCGTAGCTAGGCACAAATATGACGATCATCTCCTTGAGCTCACCTGCAGTGTTGAAGCTCATTCTGAAGAATACTATTGTCTAATTTgcgaaaaagaaagagatccCAAATGCTGGTTCTATTATTGTACAGAATGCGACTTCTCTGCTCATCCCAAATgtgtttttggaaaatattcATACTTTAAGTTTGGAAAGTATGCTATCACATTCAAAGATGATCACCAACACCCTCTCACTTTTGTCCCAAAGACTGAGTCCTCTCCTCCATGTGATGCTTGTGGTGAGACCTTCAATGGCATGGCCCTAGAATGCAGTCAATGCAAATTTAATGTCCACCACGATTATTCATGTGTCGGAACAATAACAAAGAAAGTCACTTCAAAGTGA